The following are from one region of the Pseudazoarcus pumilus genome:
- a CDS encoding META domain-containing protein, protein MNRIHHATLIALLALSIAPAMAQATPVGSYVGILPCADCPAIELRLDLLEDGAFHQRSVYRDRSGSFDAIGRWKEDDARLRLHYPNADTVHFAIDEDSLKLLDRQGQPIDSRQEHRLYRSARLGLIEPRVRLEGHFRYYADSATLHDCATDRRLPVAMEGDYLRLERAWSHARATMQRPLPAVVQARIVHRVNMEGPPRPTVIVERLISAGTAVSCTPQGVATLYDTPWTALRIGDRDVPVDARPAQLRFTEGLPTRISGSTGCNRFNGTATLTGGSLLVGTVTTTKMACPDNGLRERAFLDALDAARSWRIRERQLELLDAQGRTVAVFDADQRGTRQGASGLRHNERTRNTTR, encoded by the coding sequence ATGAACCGCATCCATCACGCCACGCTGATTGCGCTGTTGGCATTGTCGATCGCCCCGGCCATGGCGCAGGCGACGCCGGTCGGCAGCTACGTCGGAATACTGCCGTGCGCGGATTGCCCCGCCATCGAACTGCGCCTGGACCTGCTCGAAGACGGCGCGTTCCACCAGCGCAGCGTGTATCGGGACCGCTCCGGCAGCTTCGACGCGATCGGGCGCTGGAAGGAAGACGACGCCAGGCTGCGCCTGCACTACCCGAATGCGGACACGGTGCATTTCGCCATCGACGAGGACAGCCTTAAACTGCTCGACCGGCAGGGGCAACCGATCGACTCGCGCCAGGAACACAGACTCTACCGCTCAGCGCGGCTCGGGCTCATCGAGCCACGCGTACGCCTGGAGGGCCACTTCCGCTACTACGCCGACAGCGCGACGCTGCACGACTGCGCGACCGATCGCCGCCTTCCGGTGGCGATGGAAGGCGATTACCTGCGGCTGGAGCGCGCCTGGAGTCATGCCCGCGCGACAATGCAGCGACCGCTGCCGGCAGTGGTGCAGGCGCGCATCGTGCATCGCGTGAACATGGAGGGCCCGCCGCGCCCGACCGTGATCGTCGAGCGCCTGATCTCCGCCGGCACCGCGGTGTCGTGCACGCCGCAAGGGGTCGCCACGCTCTACGACACGCCATGGACGGCGCTGCGCATCGGCGACCGCGACGTGCCGGTCGACGCCCGACCCGCGCAATTGCGCTTCACCGAAGGCTTGCCGACCCGCATATCGGGCTCGACCGGCTGCAACCGCTTCAACGGCACGGCCACGCTGACCGGGGGCTCGCTGCTGGTCGGGACCGTGACCACGACGAAGATGGCCTGCCCCGACAACGGCCTGCGCGAACGCGCTTTCCTCGACGCCCTGGATGCCGCACGCAGCTGGCGCATCCGCGAGCGGCAACTCGAACTGCTCGACGCACAGGGGCGCACCGTCGCGGTTTTCGACGCCGATCAGCGCGGCACGCGGCAAGGCGCATCGGGCTTGCGCCACAACGAGCGAACGCGCAACACCACGCGGTAG
- a CDS encoding MOSC domain-containing protein, with amino-acid sequence MSSGEDIDLDEPSMRNIAARHPHAGRVEAIFLRPARMQPIKSVTEIEALAERGLDGDRASFALPSRPGGGKRQVTLIQAEHLPVIAALAGHASVDAADLRRNLVISGLNLLATRSLFKDRPLVLQVGAAVFEITGSCDPCSRMEEVLGPGGFNAMRGHGGVTSRVLHGGRIRVGDEVRCVLQARPS; translated from the coding sequence ATGAGCAGCGGCGAGGACATCGATCTCGACGAGCCTTCGATGCGCAACATCGCCGCGCGTCACCCGCACGCGGGTCGGGTCGAGGCCATTTTCCTGCGTCCGGCGCGCATGCAGCCGATAAAGTCTGTAACGGAAATCGAAGCGCTTGCCGAACGCGGGCTGGATGGCGACCGCGCATCCTTCGCACTGCCTTCGCGTCCCGGCGGTGGCAAGCGTCAGGTTACGCTGATCCAGGCCGAACACCTGCCTGTCATCGCTGCGCTGGCCGGCCACGCCTCGGTCGATGCGGCCGATTTGCGCCGCAACCTCGTCATCTCGGGACTCAATCTGCTCGCCACCCGCAGCCTGTTCAAGGACCGTCCACTGGTGTTGCAGGTCGGTGCGGCCGTGTTCGAAATCACCGGCAGCTGCGATCCGTGCTCGCGCATGGAGGAGGTGCTCGGTCCCGGCGGCTTCAACGCGATGCGCGGCCACGGCGGTGTCACCTCGCGCGTACTGCACGGTGGCCGCATCCGGGTGGGCGACGAGGTGCGCTGCGTGCTGCAAGCTCGGCCATCCTGA
- a CDS encoding MATE family efflux transporter, with amino-acid sequence MTALDDHPRPTHRSVLALAVPVMLSNVSTPLIGIVDTAVVGQIPDPAHIGAVAVAALVFTFVFWAFGFLRMGTTGLTAQALGARDGDELLACLGRAMLIAGVVGAGLIALQWPIRETAFALLDGSERVEALAREYFDIRIWAAPMTLANYALLGWFIGQGRSGTALVLQLTLNLSNVALDLLFVLGLGMGVAGVALGTLLAESIAAVIGLGVAWVHARGVDGRLSRARLLDAARLARTLAVNRDIMIRSMALIFVLLWFVAQGARQGEVVLAANAVLMHFIATASYFLDGLAFAAEALVGRAVGAARRALLDSAVFLTTFWAVLLAGVLSLAFLLAGPLAIDVLTVDPATRLAAREHLAWAAMAPLIGVWAFQLDGIFIGATRSAEMRNAMLASLAIFLAAWWALRGWGNHGLWAAYHVCYVARALTLGRYYPRLTRALDT; translated from the coding sequence ATGACCGCCCTGGACGACCACCCCCGGCCGACCCACCGCAGCGTGCTCGCACTTGCCGTGCCGGTGATGCTGTCCAACGTGTCGACACCGCTGATCGGTATCGTGGATACGGCGGTCGTCGGTCAGATCCCCGATCCGGCGCATATCGGCGCGGTCGCGGTCGCGGCACTGGTGTTCACCTTCGTGTTCTGGGCCTTCGGCTTTCTGCGCATGGGCACTACCGGGCTGACCGCGCAGGCGCTGGGCGCTCGTGACGGTGACGAGCTGCTGGCCTGTCTGGGTCGGGCAATGCTGATCGCCGGTGTCGTCGGCGCCGGGTTGATCGCGCTGCAATGGCCGATCCGCGAAACCGCCTTCGCCCTGCTCGACGGCAGCGAGCGCGTCGAGGCGCTGGCGCGCGAATACTTCGACATCCGCATCTGGGCCGCGCCCATGACGCTCGCCAACTACGCGCTGCTGGGCTGGTTCATCGGTCAGGGGCGCTCAGGCACTGCGCTGGTGCTGCAACTGACGCTGAACCTGTCCAATGTGGCGCTCGACCTGCTGTTCGTGCTGGGCCTGGGCATGGGCGTGGCCGGCGTCGCGCTGGGCACGCTGCTGGCCGAGTCGATTGCGGCCGTGATCGGTTTGGGCGTGGCTTGGGTGCATGCACGCGGCGTGGACGGGCGCTTGTCGCGTGCCCGGCTGCTCGACGCAGCGCGGCTGGCGCGCACGTTGGCGGTCAATCGCGACATCATGATCCGCTCGATGGCGCTGATCTTCGTGCTGCTGTGGTTCGTCGCCCAGGGTGCGCGTCAGGGCGAGGTGGTGCTGGCCGCCAACGCGGTGCTGATGCATTTCATCGCCACCGCCTCGTACTTTCTCGACGGCCTGGCCTTCGCGGCCGAGGCGCTGGTAGGGCGTGCGGTAGGCGCGGCGCGACGCGCGCTGCTCGATTCGGCGGTGTTTTTGACCACGTTCTGGGCCGTGCTGCTGGCCGGCGTGCTGTCGCTCGCCTTTTTGCTCGCGGGTCCGCTGGCGATCGACGTGCTGACCGTCGACCCGGCCACACGGCTGGCCGCGCGCGAGCATCTGGCGTGGGCGGCAATGGCGCCGCTGATCGGTGTCTGGGCCTTCCAGCTCGACGGCATCTTCATCGGCGCGACGCGCTCGGCCGAGATGCGCAACGCGATGCTCGCGTCGCTGGCGATCTTCCTCGCCGCCTGGTGGGCGCTGCGCGGCTGGGGCAACCACGGGCTGTGGGCGGCCTACCACGTTTGCTACGTGGCACGTGCGCTGACGCTGGGTCGGTACTACCCGCGGCTGACAAGAGCCTTGGACACCTGA
- a CDS encoding lipid A deacylase LpxR family protein — translation MTLRSLGLVLVSLGFVAPLAHAQEDERPQGTLSLVVENDLFYDVDRHYTNGVRFAWVPDQRRPVPEWARRVAGIMPWYPEKKTIRYGYAFGQSLFTPSDIEVEDPARGERPYAGWLYGAIGLGVERGRVVDQFGLSIGVVGPAALGEQTQKFVHKNVGSPRPLGWDTQLKNELGVVATWQRSWQGLARTRLLGHEADFSAHSGIALGNVFTYFGSGFMLRFGPSLPNDYGPPRIQPGLPGSSDFAPPRDFRWYAFAGAEGRAVGRNIFLDGNTFRDSRSVDKKRLVGDVQVGLVLDWRDVRVAFTHVWRSREFHGQDGADKFGAISLSFKL, via the coding sequence ATGACTCTTCGTTCGCTCGGTCTCGTACTCGTTTCGCTCGGCTTCGTCGCTCCGCTCGCGCATGCGCAGGAAGACGAAAGGCCACAGGGCACACTCAGCCTGGTTGTCGAGAACGACCTGTTCTACGACGTCGACCGGCACTACACCAATGGTGTGCGTTTCGCCTGGGTGCCGGACCAACGCCGGCCCGTGCCCGAGTGGGCGCGGCGCGTGGCCGGCATCATGCCGTGGTATCCGGAGAAGAAGACCATCCGCTACGGCTACGCCTTCGGTCAGAGCCTGTTCACGCCCAGCGACATCGAGGTGGAGGATCCGGCGCGGGGCGAGCGCCCATATGCCGGCTGGCTGTATGGTGCGATCGGTCTCGGTGTGGAGCGCGGGCGCGTGGTCGACCAGTTCGGCCTGTCCATCGGCGTGGTCGGGCCGGCGGCGCTCGGCGAGCAGACGCAGAAGTTCGTGCACAAGAACGTGGGTTCGCCCAGGCCACTGGGCTGGGATACGCAGCTGAAGAACGAACTGGGCGTGGTGGCGACCTGGCAGCGCAGCTGGCAGGGCCTGGCGCGCACCCGGCTGCTCGGGCACGAGGCGGATTTCTCGGCGCACTCGGGCATCGCCCTGGGCAACGTGTTCACGTATTTCGGCAGCGGATTCATGCTGCGATTCGGCCCCAGCCTGCCCAACGACTACGGCCCGCCACGCATTCAGCCGGGTCTTCCCGGTTCCAGCGACTTCGCGCCCCCGCGCGACTTTCGCTGGTATGCCTTCGCCGGCGCCGAAGGGCGAGCCGTGGGGCGCAACATCTTCCTCGACGGCAACACCTTCCGCGACAGCCGCAGTGTCGACAAGAAACGTCTCGTCGGCGACGTGCAGGTCGGTCTGGTACTCGACTGGCGCGACGTGCGCGTGGCCTTCACGCACGTGTGGCGCTCGCGCGAATTCCACGGGCAGGACGGCGCCGACAAGTTCGGTGCAATCTCGCTGTCGTTCAAGCTGTAG
- a CDS encoding DUF6498-containing protein: MPADPVLANPERLDRIPLAVLILANLAPAVGVLFFGWDAHYLLLLYWLENLVVGGWTLLRMLHAGGLRVLPQSAFFSFHYSFFCAGHGIFILTLTDLPGEAPPEDFDDEGFVLLMPFRMLASQFGWIANEMPGLFSLPLLAFVVSHGVSTLYHHFIDREDDGRDADDIMFDPYKRIVALHIAIILGAMAIIETGATTVAPALLLLVGMKTAIDVHQHRKAHRDRRRAGATA, from the coding sequence ATGCCCGCCGACCCTGTTCTCGCCAACCCCGAGCGCCTCGACCGCATTCCGCTCGCCGTGCTGATTCTGGCCAACCTTGCGCCCGCGGTCGGCGTGCTGTTCTTCGGCTGGGATGCCCACTACCTGCTCTTGCTGTACTGGCTGGAGAACCTCGTCGTCGGCGGCTGGACGCTGCTGCGCATGCTGCACGCCGGCGGTCTGCGCGTGCTGCCGCAGTCGGCCTTCTTCAGCTTTCATTACTCGTTCTTCTGCGCCGGCCACGGCATCTTCATCCTCACCCTCACCGATCTGCCCGGCGAGGCACCGCCGGAGGATTTCGATGACGAAGGCTTCGTGCTGCTGATGCCCTTTCGCATGCTCGCCAGCCAGTTCGGCTGGATCGCCAACGAGATGCCCGGCCTGTTCAGCCTGCCGCTGCTGGCTTTTGTCGTCAGCCATGGGGTGTCGACGCTTTACCATCACTTCATCGACCGTGAGGACGACGGTCGCGACGCCGACGACATCATGTTCGACCCTTACAAGCGCATCGTCGCACTGCACATCGCCATCATTCTCGGCGCCATGGCGATCATCGAGACCGGCGCCACCACCGTCGCGCCCGCGCTGTTGCTACTGGTCGGCATGAAAACCGCCATCGACGTGCACCAGCATCGCAAGGCACACCGCGATCGACGCCGGGCAGGCGCTACAGCTTGA
- a CDS encoding aminotransferase-like domain-containing protein, whose product MTLSPHGGAHHRFVELAHRLREAIERGVLRPGERLPSIRGFAAEHGIGMATALRTYRLLEEAGHIAPRHGTGFFVECTNSPASLVNVTDAPHMPPLPRASLRALADVNQRLVRLARRDPRLLTGDFPPQGDPELRRQIARRLISPYGLCDPDELLITVGGAAMVALALTALTRPDARVLLITPCAPELIDAVQRSGRHLIEVHSPDGPDPTRMAHALSEYAPAACVLAANCAQPGGRNLDEARRVRIVRLLEHHRTLLIEDDTGGDLAHGARAPLLARDGRRDTHVVCGDFAIGLGLGRRLGWMLAREHAPRLAELATTIAAQPSPLVQRAVEQTLRSGDYDRHLRALRREMRAEVRKCSGKLHACLPAGAQALPPNGGLSLWVRFDTESEATAWRQAHAAQFRIEPGERFSAHRRYANCVRVSTPGHAD is encoded by the coding sequence GTGACGCTCTCGCCGCACGGCGGCGCGCACCACCGCTTCGTCGAGCTCGCGCATCGCCTGCGCGAAGCGATCGAGCGCGGCGTGCTCCGTCCCGGCGAACGCCTCCCGTCGATCCGCGGCTTCGCCGCCGAACACGGCATCGGCATGGCCACGGCACTGCGTACCTATCGCCTGCTGGAAGAGGCGGGCCACATCGCGCCACGCCACGGCACAGGCTTCTTCGTCGAGTGCACGAATTCGCCCGCGAGTCTCGTCAACGTCACCGACGCGCCGCACATGCCGCCGCTTCCGCGCGCCTCGCTGCGCGCACTGGCCGACGTAAACCAGCGCCTGGTGCGCCTGGCACGGCGCGACCCGCGTCTGCTCACCGGCGACTTCCCCCCACAGGGCGATCCCGAACTGCGGCGCCAGATCGCCCGTCGGCTGATCTCGCCCTACGGCCTGTGCGACCCCGACGAGTTGCTCATCACCGTGGGCGGCGCAGCAATGGTTGCACTGGCGCTGACCGCATTGACGCGTCCGGATGCGCGCGTCCTGCTCATCACGCCGTGTGCGCCGGAACTCATCGACGCGGTGCAACGCAGCGGTCGCCACTTGATCGAAGTGCACAGCCCCGACGGCCCCGATCCGACGCGCATGGCGCATGCCCTGAGCGAGTACGCGCCGGCCGCCTGCGTGCTGGCCGCCAACTGTGCGCAGCCGGGCGGTCGCAATCTGGACGAGGCACGGCGCGTGCGCATCGTGCGTCTGCTCGAACACCATCGCACCCTGCTCATCGAGGACGACACGGGGGGTGATCTCGCGCATGGCGCCCGCGCGCCGCTGCTCGCGCGCGACGGGAGGCGCGACACGCACGTGGTCTGTGGCGACTTCGCCATCGGCCTCGGCCTGGGGCGGCGACTGGGCTGGATGCTGGCCAGAGAACACGCCCCACGGCTGGCCGAACTGGCCACAACCATTGCCGCGCAGCCCTCGCCGCTGGTCCAGCGTGCGGTCGAGCAGACGCTGCGCAGTGGTGACTATGATCGTCATCTGCGAGCGCTGCGGCGCGAAATGCGCGCCGAAGTGCGCAAATGCTCGGGCAAGCTGCACGCATGCCTGCCCGCGGGAGCACAAGCCTTGCCGCCGAACGGCGGCCTCTCACTGTGGGTGCGCTTCGACACCGAATCCGAAGCCACCGCCTGGCGGCAGGCGCACGCGGCGCAGTTTCGCATCGAACCGGGAGAGCGCTTTTCAGCTCACAGGCGCTACGCCAACTGTGTGCGCGTGTCGACGCCCGGCCACGCGGACTGA